The sequence TGAGCAGGCCGAGCCGGACCTGGCCGTACCCGGGTCCGCCGAGCTCGGGGCCGAGATGGCAGGCCCACAGGCCGGCCTCGCGCACCTGCCGCTGCAGCGGGGGGACCAGCGCGGCCCGGCGCGGGTCGGCCAGGTCGCAGGGGTGGCCGAGCACCTGGTCGAGCGGCTCGACCTCGGTGCTGACGAACTCGTCGGCCCAGCGCAGCTTGGCCGCGAACTCCTCGCCGACGGCGAAGTCCAGGTCCTCGCCCTGCTCGGGCGCGATCATGCGTCCGCCAGCGGGAGGATGTTGTCGCGGGCGAAGGCCTTGGCCCACTCGGCGAGCTGGTCGACCTCGATGGCGCCGGCGGGCGAGCGCGGCGGGTCCACGACGATCCGGGTCGCGCCGGCGTCGAAGAGCTCCTTGAAGCCGGTCGCGGCCTTCAGGAGCGAGCGGTCGGAGACGGTGACCTCGAACGGCCCGGTGCGGCCGAGCTCGGCGCGCCGGCCGTGCAGGTCCCTGACCCGCTCGCCGAAGACGTCGACGGTCCGGGAGCCGACCTCGATCCAGCCGTCGCCGAGCTCCGCGGTCCGCCGCAGCGCCGCCGCCGACTTGCCGCCGATCTCGATCGGGATCGACCTGTGCACCGGCTTGGGCCGGAACCTGGTCGGGCCGAAGTCGAAGAACTCGTCGTGGACCTCGGTGACGTCCTCGGTCCACAGCGCACGCAGCGCCCTGATGGTCGCGTCGGTGCGCCGGCCCCGGTCCTTGAAGGCCTGCCCGACCCAGTCGAACTCCGCGTCGAGCCAGCCGACGCCGATCCCGAGGACCGCCCGGCCGCCGGACAGCCGGTCCAGCGTGACCAGGCTGCGGGCCGTCGGCAGCGGATGCCGCAGCGGCAGGATGAAGACTCCGGTGGCGAGCTTGACCCGCTCGGTCGCGGCGGCCAGGTACGACAGCCACAGCCACGGGTCGTACAGCGCCACGTCGGTGCCGAACGGCAGAGTCCCGTCG is a genomic window of Pseudofrankia inefficax containing:
- a CDS encoding LLM class F420-dependent oxidoreductase; amino-acid sequence: MGKFGVRITGARMRDCKAIAEIYEDAGFESIWVPDHLALPVEMPTDYPYRSDGTLPFGTDVALYDPWLWLSYLAAATERVKLATGVFILPLRHPLPTARSLVTLDRLSGGRAVLGIGVGWLDAEFDWVGQAFKDRGRRTDATIRALRALWTEDVTEVHDEFFDFGPTRFRPKPVHRSIPIEIGGKSAAALRRTAELGDGWIEVGSRTVDVFGERVRDLHGRRAELGRTGPFEVTVSDRSLLKAATGFKELFDAGATRIVVDPPRSPAGAIEVDQLAEWAKAFARDNILPLADA